Proteins encoded in a region of the Mucilaginibacter sabulilitoris genome:
- a CDS encoding PfkB family carbohydrate kinase, whose product MYDICCIGHITLDKVVTPRAVAHMAGGTSFYFSSAIRNMDVSYTLVTSLAETEMHTVDALRAKGTEVHASTCAHTVYFENIYSGNQDHRTQRVLQKADPFTIEQLQGIDAGIFHLGPLLADDIPVELIRELSSRGRVSLDAQGYLRKVEDKNVIPVDWPAKKEALQYIDILKVNEHELEALTGLTDIKKGAVMLADWGVKEVVVTLGSMGSVIYADGLFYNVPAYIPTAVVDATGCGDTYMAGYLYQRTKGASFQEAGEFAAAMASFKIESSGPFTGTKEDVMNLLEIGQKTFSY is encoded by the coding sequence ATGTACGACATTTGTTGCATAGGGCATATTACGTTAGATAAGGTGGTGACGCCAAGAGCGGTTGCACACATGGCCGGAGGCACATCCTTTTACTTTTCAAGTGCCATCCGTAATATGGATGTAAGCTATACCTTAGTTACCTCGCTTGCCGAAACTGAAATGCACACGGTTGATGCCCTTCGCGCAAAAGGCACCGAGGTACACGCTTCTACCTGTGCGCATACTGTTTATTTTGAAAATATTTATTCGGGCAACCAGGACCATCGCACACAACGCGTGCTCCAAAAAGCCGATCCTTTTACTATTGAACAATTACAGGGTATTGATGCCGGTATTTTTCATTTAGGTCCGCTGCTTGCCGATGATATTCCGGTTGAACTGATCAGGGAACTGAGCAGCAGAGGCAGGGTATCGTTAGATGCGCAAGGCTATTTACGCAAGGTTGAAGACAAGAATGTAATACCAGTTGACTGGCCCGCGAAAAAAGAAGCTCTGCAATACATTGATATTTTAAAAGTTAACGAACACGAACTGGAAGCGCTCACCGGCCTTACCGATATTAAAAAGGGCGCTGTTATGTTGGCCGACTGGGGTGTAAAGGAAGTTGTTGTTACCCTGGGCAGCATGGGTTCGGTAATTTACGCCGATGGCCTTTTTTACAACGTACCAGCTTACATCCCAACCGCTGTAGTTGATGCCACCGGGTGCGGCGATACCTATATGGCGGGCTATTTATACCAGCGTACCAAAGGAGCTTCGTTCCAGGAGGCAGGGGAGTTTGCCGCCGCTATGGCCAGCTTTAAAATCGAATCATCCGGACCATTTACCGGCACTAAAGAAGATGTGATGAATTTATTAGAGATTGGCCAAAAAACCTTTAGTTACTAA
- a CDS encoding MauE/DoxX family redox-associated membrane protein, giving the protein MTHTYQITGMTCSGCQNKVQALLSQVKGIQNVDISLVEGTADITMSPHVPTSVLQDALKDYPKYHLSEVPHSHTMSMEPDTESPSWLATYKPILIIFGYISVIAVIAGYSMGNFMTMTAMRVFMSGFFLIFSFFKLLDLQGFADSYSMYDIVAKKFRAWGYIYAFVELGLGLAFALNIAPVIVNAITFIVMSVSLIGVLQSVLNKRKIQCACLGAVFNLPMSTVTIVEDALMIVMSAATLWSVVF; this is encoded by the coding sequence ATGACACATACCTATCAGATAACCGGCATGACCTGCAGCGGTTGTCAAAATAAAGTTCAAGCACTGCTTTCGCAGGTAAAAGGGATACAAAACGTTGATATTTCCCTTGTCGAAGGCACAGCGGATATCACCATGAGCCCGCACGTTCCAACATCGGTACTACAGGATGCACTTAAAGATTATCCTAAATACCATCTCAGCGAAGTCCCGCACAGCCACACCATGAGCATGGAGCCAGACACCGAAAGCCCGTCATGGCTGGCAACCTATAAGCCCATATTGATCATATTCGGCTATATATCCGTTATCGCGGTTATTGCGGGCTACAGCATGGGCAATTTTATGACCATGACTGCCATGCGCGTATTTATGAGCGGCTTTTTTCTGATATTTTCCTTTTTTAAATTACTCGATCTCCAGGGCTTTGCCGATAGTTACTCCATGTATGATATCGTAGCTAAAAAGTTCAGGGCATGGGGATATATTTATGCTTTTGTTGAACTGGGTTTAGGTTTGGCTTTCGCCCTGAATATCGCACCTGTAATCGTAAACGCTATAACATTTATCGTAATGAGCGTAAGCCTGATAGGTGTACTGCAAAGCGTACTAAACAAAAGAAAGATACAATGTGCCTGCCTGGGAGCGGTATTTAACCTCCCTATGAGCACCGTTACTATTGTGGAAGATGCGCTAATGATTGTAATGAGCGCGGCGACATTGTGGAGCGTGGTTTTTTGA
- a CDS encoding helix-turn-helix domain-containing protein gives MAVQTELDKADMEPLSVELGEITLKEKPTPSQLHELAKALNSLGFEIIDNQKSRMIEQIKTQIISLVHYTDITTPLKLSAVLSDQLNHDYSYLSNLFSAVEGTTIEKYYIAQKIERVKELLVYNELNLSEIAYQMGYSSVAYLSSQFKQVTGMTPSQFKGLQIHHRQNLDDL, from the coding sequence ATGGCGGTACAAACAGAACTGGACAAGGCCGACATGGAACCTCTAAGTGTGGAACTCGGCGAAATCACCCTTAAAGAAAAACCAACGCCATCGCAGCTGCATGAACTGGCAAAAGCCTTAAATAGTTTAGGCTTTGAGATAATTGACAATCAAAAAAGCCGGATGATTGAGCAAATAAAAACACAGATCATCAGCCTGGTACATTACACTGATATTACAACGCCATTAAAACTTTCGGCTGTATTATCAGACCAGCTCAATCATGATTACAGTTACCTGAGTAACCTGTTTTCGGCTGTGGAAGGTACTACTATCGAAAAATATTATATAGCTCAAAAAATTGAACGGGTGAAAGAGCTTTTGGTTTACAATGAGCTTAATCTTTCGGAGATTGCTTACCAGATGGGTTACAGCAGTGTGGCCTATCTTTCTTCGCAATTTAAGCAGGTAACCGGGATGACACCGTCACAATTCAAGGGCCTGCAGATACATCACCGTCAAAATCTTGATGACCTGTAA
- a CDS encoding vWA domain-containing protein produces the protein MKQLLFILIIAGLAGFKPVATRHISGTVYDDTKTVLPGVQVTVAGTNTATQTNAKGQYNIDVPADNASLMFSFIGFETQTVKIGKSNVIDVYLKSSSQALSEVVVIGYGSQKKVDLTGSVSNINPSPSSPGSAPNVKMRGLNSTAIYGSRAADMRMMPAPENTESYKGITENGFKTVESEPLSTFSVDVDAASYSNVRRFINNGQLPPADAVRIEEMINYFHYNIPGPANNEPVAIHTELSSAPWNGNHRLLRIGIKAKTVATDKLPASNLVFLIDVSGSMNEANKLPLVQSSLKMLVNQLRPQDRVAIVVYAGAAGVVLPATTGDKKTTINNAIDNLQVGGSTAGGAGIKLAYKIAQENFMKDGNNRVMLATDGDFNVGASSDDDMEKLIEKERESGISLSVLGFGMGNYKDSKMETLADKGNGNYAYIDNITEARKTLISEFGGTLFTIAKDVKLQVEFNPAKVQAYRLVGYENRALNKEDFNNDKKDAGDMGSGHNVTAFYEIVPVAVKDDYSGSVDPLKYQKPKKVQYSSTSDEMLTIKFRYKQPTSSVSKMSHVEVYDKPMAIASTSTDFRFAAAVAEVGMLLRDSQFKQHSSYEQAIKMARAAKGDDSEGYRAEFIKLAESAKLLSPDKVLALEE, from the coding sequence ATGAAACAGCTATTATTCATTTTAATAATCGCAGGCTTAGCGGGGTTTAAGCCAGTTGCCACACGGCATATCAGCGGAACAGTTTATGATGATACCAAAACGGTATTGCCAGGTGTACAAGTAACAGTGGCCGGAACGAATACGGCTACCCAAACCAATGCTAAAGGCCAATACAACATTGATGTGCCCGCCGACAATGCGAGTTTAATGTTCAGTTTTATCGGATTTGAAACACAAACTGTTAAAATTGGTAAAAGCAACGTTATTGATGTTTATCTTAAATCATCCAGCCAGGCATTGAGCGAGGTAGTAGTAATAGGATATGGTTCACAAAAGAAGGTTGATTTAACAGGAAGTGTATCAAACATAAATCCGTCGCCATCATCACCTGGCAGCGCCCCTAATGTAAAAATGAGAGGACTAAACAGCACTGCCATCTATGGCTCACGCGCAGCAGATATGCGCATGATGCCTGCTCCGGAAAATACCGAAAGCTACAAAGGCATCACCGAAAATGGTTTTAAAACAGTTGAAAGCGAGCCACTATCAACATTTTCAGTAGATGTGGACGCGGCATCATACAGCAACGTGAGGCGCTTTATCAATAACGGGCAACTGCCGCCAGCTGATGCGGTGAGGATTGAGGAAATGATCAATTATTTTCATTACAATATACCCGGCCCTGCTAATAATGAGCCCGTGGCCATCCATACCGAACTATCTTCAGCACCATGGAACGGCAATCACCGCCTGTTGCGGATTGGCATCAAAGCTAAAACCGTTGCCACCGATAAATTACCGGCCTCAAACCTGGTATTCCTGATAGATGTTTCGGGCTCTATGAATGAAGCCAACAAGCTACCGCTGGTGCAATCGTCATTAAAAATGCTGGTTAACCAATTAAGGCCTCAGGATAGGGTAGCCATTGTGGTGTACGCCGGTGCGGCAGGTGTGGTATTACCGGCTACTACAGGCGACAAGAAAACAACTATTAACAACGCCATTGATAATTTACAGGTAGGGGGCTCAACCGCGGGCGGTGCAGGCATAAAGCTGGCCTATAAAATTGCGCAGGAAAACTTTATGAAAGATGGCAACAACCGGGTGATGCTGGCTACAGATGGCGATTTTAATGTAGGGGCATCCAGCGATGATGATATGGAGAAACTGATTGAGAAGGAACGCGAAAGCGGTATATCGTTATCTGTTTTAGGGTTTGGAATGGGCAATTATAAAGACAGCAAGATGGAAACGCTGGCCGATAAAGGCAACGGCAACTATGCCTATATTGACAATATTACTGAGGCACGTAAAACCCTAATCAGCGAATTTGGCGGTACGCTGTTTACCATAGCCAAAGATGTAAAATTGCAGGTTGAATTTAACCCGGCGAAGGTACAGGCCTATCGTTTGGTGGGGTACGAAAACCGTGCACTGAACAAAGAAGATTTTAACAATGATAAGAAAGACGCGGGCGACATGGGCTCGGGCCATAACGTAACCGCCTTTTACGAAATAGTACCTGTCGCGGTTAAAGATGATTACTCGGGCAGTGTAGATCCGCTTAAGTATCAAAAACCTAAAAAAGTACAATATTCCAGCACCTCTGATGAAATGCTGACCATTAAATTCAGGTATAAACAACCAACCTCATCCGTAAGTAAAATGAGCCATGTGGAAGTATATGATAAACCCATGGCCATTGCATCAACCTCAACCGATTTCAGATTTGCTGCCGCGGTAGCCGAAGTGGGTATGCTGCTCCGCGATTCGCAGTTTAAACAGCACTCCAGCTATGAGCAGGCTATAAAAATGGCCCGGGCGGCCAAAGGTGATGACAGTGAAGGTTACCGGGCGGAGTTTATAAAACTGGCCGAGAGCGCAAAACTGTTAAGTCCGGATAAGGTATTGGCATTAGAAGAGTAA